In the genome of Candidatus Omnitrophota bacterium, one region contains:
- a CDS encoding YfhO family protein — MPDENLYFYNFIYAVCIFIFTAVSIALVFYFIKKNKRAASVWVLIVSAALDLFFFAGQIIPQVTLENKTLIPFVDRAYKVSLPEFRLEKVNGEARFRYFAAAVYNTLAAFDANTFDILLPQGFIRSNPAEMLDKIRRGAYPLSNYLKSGNILSFLILANTDYPKWAAFDKKAYLDFYSILLADILLQSNYYVVHLVPEADIQKIRQGIEKAYKQIDQAFVPQELLSAVSVTQELILKSAQQKEIYKYLYLNLSAKDYFLNLWQRYRLDNVSTFVRLKYFSRMADIYMVSLARSDLNATYDKIRQDAGITAAVIRFFESLDLKDAEEYLKGLSQGIIGPDSDLSGFSYQIEAYGPNYLKFNCSAPKNGYIYFSDGYDQYWQAKIDGKETKVLRANACFKALKVQAGKHKVEFIYNPLFYRFSLWIYYITVLACVVFLIFKRP; from the coding sequence ATGCCTGACGAAAACCTATATTTTTATAATTTTATCTATGCGGTTTGTATTTTCATTTTTACAGCTGTATCCATAGCTTTGGTCTTTTATTTCATAAAGAAAAACAAAAGGGCAGCTTCTGTATGGGTATTAATTGTGTCAGCGGCTTTAGATTTATTTTTCTTTGCCGGTCAGATTATCCCGCAGGTTACTTTAGAAAACAAGACACTTATCCCGTTCGTTGATCGCGCATATAAAGTATCGTTGCCTGAGTTTCGTTTAGAAAAGGTTAATGGAGAGGCCAGGTTTCGTTATTTCGCGGCAGCTGTTTATAACACTCTTGCCGCCTTTGATGCTAACACCTTTGATATTTTGCTGCCTCAGGGGTTTATCCGTTCTAATCCTGCAGAGATGCTTGATAAGATAAGAAGAGGGGCTTACCCGCTTTCCAATTATTTAAAATCCGGGAACATCCTTTCATTCTTAATTTTAGCTAATACGGATTATCCTAAATGGGCGGCCTTTGATAAAAAGGCATATCTTGATTTTTATAGTATATTATTGGCGGATATACTTCTTCAAAGTAATTACTATGTAGTGCATCTGGTTCCTGAGGCGGATATACAGAAAATACGCCAAGGTATAGAGAAGGCCTACAAGCAAATAGATCAGGCTTTTGTCCCGCAGGAGCTTTTAAGCGCTGTGTCTGTTACGCAAGAACTTATCCTGAAAAGCGCCCAGCAGAAGGAGATTTATAAATACCTGTATTTGAATTTAAGCGCCAAAGATTATTTTCTAAATCTTTGGCAGCGGTATCGGCTTGATAATGTAAGCACTTTTGTGCGTTTAAAATATTTTAGCCGCATGGCAGATATTTACATGGTTTCTTTGGCCAGATCAGATTTAAATGCCACTTATGATAAAATAAGACAAGATGCCGGGATTACTGCTGCGGTTATAAGGTTTTTTGAGAGTTTGGATTTAAAAGATGCCGAGGAGTATTTAAAAGGCCTATCCCAAGGGATAATAGGGCCCGATAGCGATCTTTCGGGTTTTTCCTACCAGATAGAAGCTTATGGTCCAAATTACCTTAAATTTAATTGTTCTGCCCCGAAGAACGGGTATATTTATTTTAGTGATGGCTATGACCAGTATTGGCAGGCTAAGATAGACGGCAAAGAAACTAAAGTTTTAAGGGCCAACGCTTGCTTTAAGGCGCTTAAGGTGCAAGCCGGAAAACATAAGGTGGAATTTATTTATAACCCGTTATTCTACAGGTT